Proteins encoded by one window of Sphingosinicella sp. BN140058:
- a CDS encoding lysozyme inhibitor LprI family protein, with protein MITILFASLGSIFDSLHLHGPLANRRQLIGFRLVPAGAGAMALAMSAALRTFKMRLPALALLLLACPARGQAEPTQQQIEAEYSPALDACLRSGDAARGVSVAMGACMREELALQDSRLNAAYAAIMKSLDRSGRAALRAEERSWIKQRDAACNDVAVGGTIDLVDIPNCLLDETIRRRILLEARGR; from the coding sequence GTGATCACGATCCTCTTCGCCTCGCTCGGATCCATCTTTGACTCGCTCCATCTCCACGGACCTCTGGCCAACCGGCGCCAGCTGATCGGGTTCCGCTTGGTGCCTGCCGGTGCCGGGGCTATGGCCCTCGCAATGTCTGCCGCTTTGCGCACTTTCAAGATGCGGCTGCCCGCTCTGGCCCTGCTTCTGCTGGCATGCCCGGCGCGCGGGCAGGCCGAGCCGACGCAGCAGCAGATCGAGGCCGAATATTCGCCTGCTTTGGATGCTTGCCTGCGGTCTGGAGACGCGGCCAGGGGTGTCTCGGTGGCCATGGGGGCCTGCATGCGCGAGGAGCTTGCGCTGCAGGATTCACGATTGAACGCGGCTTACGCTGCGATCATGAAGAGCCTCGACAGGTCTGGACGGGCGGCTTTGCGTGCCGAGGAGCGCTCCTGGATCAAGCAGCGGGACGCCGCGTGCAACGACGTGGCCGTGGGCGGCACCATCGACCTCGTCGATATCCCGAACTGCCTTCTGGACGAGACGATCCGGCGGCGGATACTGCTCGAGGCGCGGGGCCGCTGA
- a CDS encoding bifunctional diguanylate cyclase/phosphodiesterase, producing the protein MSIATRVSVACAAVLLLSLLLLGSGLAVGNGIRDSNEGIVILARALQVQDRNDQSQRAIRLDLGEATRMAEKGVPVSPSRWKALSRALDEFEAASAADPSASPQFPFSGVTAASVRTRTASARFVAASRSLVAAARQDGSAVKSAMPMFLASLRQLETERSRSREALVAEIGGSAERNRTEAYRRIIWVLTGGFFAAAIIFAMTVWLRDRLLWPIVSIAARLREFNSGDAGGAIPGLHRQDELGELARGLAEYRAAVEKRAVAERRADFLAHHDVLTGLANRLLFDNRLAHELARSRRTGDQIAIFAIDLDGFKGINDRHGHAGGDQALKRVASMLSGCVRGDDLVARLGGDEFAIIQAAPDQPAAAAALMKRLFAASAATAQEDIEIRISVGVAISGDAQDGEELHNLADLALYQAKSEGRNTGRFFDAGLKERERLRMHLARDLEHAVAAGQLRVVFQPIADIGTLQPVGYEALLRWRHPDFGEVPPDQFIPIAEKTGLIESIGLWVADEAFAAAAAWDPAISLSLNLSPVQFRKAGTAADLIACARKHELAVDRLEFEVTESATLLGSHRDEVLRGLALLQASGARIVMDDFGTGHSSLSNLKEFPFDKLKIDRSFVAAMRDDKSSASIVKATIGLGKSLGVTIVAEGVETELQLRDLRRWGCHQVQGYLIGRPSRAILDVVPPATAEHAGASGQLAG; encoded by the coding sequence GTGTCGATAGCAACACGAGTCTCGGTTGCCTGCGCGGCCGTGCTGCTTCTCTCCCTGCTTCTGCTGGGATCGGGGCTCGCCGTCGGCAACGGCATTCGCGACAGCAACGAGGGCATCGTCATTCTGGCCCGCGCGCTGCAGGTGCAGGATCGAAACGATCAGTCGCAGCGCGCGATCAGGCTTGACCTCGGCGAGGCAACGCGAATGGCGGAAAAGGGCGTTCCCGTCAGCCCCAGCCGCTGGAAGGCGCTGTCGCGCGCGCTCGACGAGTTCGAAGCCGCCTCGGCCGCGGATCCGAGCGCATCACCCCAATTTCCGTTTTCCGGCGTCACCGCCGCATCGGTGCGCACGCGCACCGCCTCGGCCCGCTTCGTTGCGGCAAGCCGGTCTCTCGTCGCCGCGGCACGACAGGACGGCAGCGCGGTGAAGAGCGCCATGCCCATGTTCCTGGCGTCCCTTAGGCAGCTGGAAACGGAACGAAGCCGCAGCCGTGAAGCACTGGTCGCTGAGATCGGCGGATCTGCCGAGCGTAATCGCACCGAGGCCTATCGCAGGATCATCTGGGTGCTCACGGGCGGCTTCTTCGCCGCAGCCATCATCTTCGCCATGACAGTCTGGCTGCGCGACCGGCTGCTTTGGCCGATCGTGTCGATCGCAGCGCGTCTGCGCGAGTTCAACAGCGGCGATGCCGGCGGCGCCATTCCCGGGCTCCATCGTCAGGACGAACTCGGCGAACTCGCCCGCGGGCTCGCCGAATATCGCGCCGCAGTGGAAAAGAGAGCGGTTGCGGAGCGCCGGGCCGATTTCCTTGCCCATCACGACGTGCTGACCGGCCTCGCCAACCGCCTGCTGTTCGACAATCGCCTTGCGCACGAACTCGCTCGAAGCCGGCGCACCGGCGACCAGATCGCGATCTTCGCAATCGATCTCGATGGCTTCAAAGGCATCAACGATCGCCACGGTCATGCCGGCGGCGACCAGGCGCTGAAGCGGGTCGCCAGCATGCTCTCGGGCTGCGTGCGCGGCGACGATCTGGTCGCACGGCTCGGCGGCGACGAGTTCGCCATCATCCAGGCGGCACCCGATCAGCCCGCGGCGGCGGCCGCCCTGATGAAGCGCCTGTTCGCGGCGAGCGCGGCGACAGCGCAGGAGGACATCGAGATCCGGATCAGCGTCGGCGTCGCAATCTCGGGCGATGCCCAGGATGGCGAGGAATTGCACAATCTCGCCGACCTCGCACTCTATCAGGCAAAGTCCGAGGGAAGGAATACCGGGCGCTTCTTCGATGCGGGGCTCAAGGAACGCGAGCGGCTGCGAATGCACCTTGCTCGCGATCTCGAGCATGCCGTCGCTGCCGGGCAGCTGCGCGTGGTCTTCCAGCCGATCGCCGACATCGGCACGCTCCAGCCGGTCGGCTATGAAGCCTTGCTGCGCTGGCGCCACCCCGATTTCGGCGAAGTGCCGCCGGACCAGTTCATTCCGATTGCCGAGAAGACGGGGCTGATCGAATCGATCGGCTTATGGGTTGCCGACGAGGCGTTCGCCGCCGCGGCGGCGTGGGATCCGGCCATTTCGCTGTCGCTCAACCTCTCGCCGGTGCAGTTTCGCAAGGCCGGCACGGCCGCGGATCTCATTGCTTGCGCCCGAAAGCATGAACTGGCCGTGGATCGCCTGGAATTCGAGGTTACGGAAAGTGCGACCCTGCTAGGCAGCCACCGTGACGAGGTGCTGCGCGGCCTTGCCTTGCTGCAGGCGAGCGGTGCCCGCATCGTCATGGACGATTTCGGCACCGGTCATTCGTCGCTCAGCAATCTCAAGGAATTTCCGTTCGACAAGCTCAAGATCGATCGGAGCTTCGTCGCTGCGATGCGCGACGACAAATCCTCCGCCTCGATCGTCAAGGCGACGATCGGGCTCGGCAAGAGCCTCGGCGTCACCATCGTCGCGGAAGGGGTTGAAACGGAGCTGCAGCTCCGAGACCTTCGGCGCTGGGGCTGTCACCAGGTGCAGGGCTATCTGATCGGGCGACCGTCCCGCGCCATCCTCGACGTCGTGCCTCCGGCTACGGCCGAGCACGCCGGCGCCTCGGGACAGCTGGCCGGCTGA
- a CDS encoding alpha-glucuronidase family glycosyl hydrolase has protein sequence MGPVFRLILATLLAFGLAGAAGAQAAEDGYDLWLRYRALPAAAQPAYAGWGTELVTDGDTPTLRIAAAELERGLTGLLGRPPVQSGSVSRDGAILLGIATSPKLAGLDLPTAKLGREGYAIRSARIRGRDVTVIAANTEIGLLYGAFRLLKQVQTAAPITRLDILDAPKVKLRMLNHWDNLDRTVERGYAGFSLWDWHKLPDYRDPRYTDYARANASIGINGTVLTNVNANADILTPAYLEKVKALADVFRPYGIRVYLTARFSAPLEIGGLKTADPLDPKVRAWWRAKADEIYRTVPDFGGFLVKANSEGQPGPQDYKRNHADGANMLADAVKPHGGIVMWRAFVYAAENVEDRAKQAYSEFKPLDGKFRDNVVVQVKNGAIDFQPREPFHPLFGAMPKTPLMMEFQITKEYLGFATHLAYLGSAWEEVLAADTHARGKESSVAKVIDGSIQPYSITGMAGVANIGDDRNWTGSHFDQANWYAFGRLAWDPESSSRDIAEEWARMTFSTDPAFVRPAVGMMMASHQAVVDYMTPLGLHHLMATGHHYGPGPWVGDLARPDWNPTYYHRADASGIGFDRTGSGSNAIGQYAPNVARSFADPKSISEDYLLWFHHLPWDWRMKSGRPLWDELVLRYGRGVDAVGQMRATWNRLEPFVDPRRFADVTAFLGIQHKEAQWWRDASVAYFQSISKRPLPAGAAPPPHDLDWYKALQFKYAPGHH, from the coding sequence ATGGGCCCTGTTTTTCGCCTGATCCTTGCCACGTTGCTGGCATTCGGCCTTGCCGGTGCTGCCGGCGCCCAGGCGGCGGAAGACGGGTACGATCTGTGGCTGCGCTACCGGGCGCTTCCTGCCGCGGCGCAGCCGGCCTATGCCGGCTGGGGCACCGAATTGGTGACCGACGGCGACACGCCGACTCTCCGGATCGCTGCGGCCGAGCTCGAGCGAGGCCTGACGGGCTTGCTCGGCCGACCGCCTGTGCAGTCGGGCTCGGTCAGCCGCGATGGTGCGATTTTGCTCGGCATTGCCACGTCTCCGAAACTTGCGGGCCTCGATCTGCCGACGGCAAAGCTCGGCCGGGAGGGCTATGCGATACGCTCCGCCCGGATCCGCGGACGCGATGTCACCGTGATCGCCGCAAACACCGAGATCGGCCTGCTCTACGGCGCGTTCCGTCTCTTGAAGCAGGTTCAGACCGCCGCCCCGATCACGCGGCTGGACATTCTCGACGCACCCAAGGTCAAGCTGCGCATGCTCAATCATTGGGACAATCTCGATCGCACCGTCGAACGCGGTTACGCAGGCTTTTCGCTCTGGGACTGGCACAAGCTCCCCGATTATCGCGATCCGCGCTACACCGATTATGCCCGCGCCAACGCTTCGATCGGGATCAACGGTACCGTCCTCACCAACGTCAACGCCAATGCCGATATCCTGACTCCGGCCTATCTCGAGAAGGTGAAGGCGCTGGCTGACGTCTTCAGGCCCTACGGGATCCGCGTCTACCTCACCGCCCGCTTCAGCGCCCCGCTGGAGATTGGCGGCCTCAAGACCGCCGACCCGCTCGATCCCAAGGTTCGCGCCTGGTGGAGGGCGAAGGCGGACGAAATCTATCGCACCGTGCCGGATTTCGGCGGCTTCCTGGTCAAGGCCAATTCGGAAGGCCAGCCCGGGCCCCAGGATTACAAGCGCAACCATGCAGACGGCGCAAACATGCTCGCCGACGCGGTGAAGCCTCATGGCGGCATCGTGATGTGGCGTGCCTTCGTCTACGCCGCCGAGAATGTCGAGGATCGGGCCAAGCAGGCCTATTCCGAGTTCAAGCCTCTCGACGGCAAGTTCCGCGACAATGTCGTCGTCCAGGTGAAGAACGGCGCGATCGACTTCCAGCCTCGCGAGCCATTCCATCCCCTGTTCGGAGCGATGCCGAAAACGCCGCTGATGATGGAATTCCAGATCACCAAAGAATATCTCGGCTTCGCCACCCACCTCGCCTACCTCGGCTCCGCGTGGGAGGAAGTGCTGGCGGCGGATACCCATGCCAGGGGCAAGGAATCGTCCGTCGCCAAGGTGATCGACGGATCGATCCAGCCTTATTCGATCACGGGCATGGCCGGGGTCGCCAATATCGGCGACGACCGCAACTGGACGGGCTCTCACTTCGATCAGGCGAACTGGTATGCCTTCGGCCGTCTGGCCTGGGACCCGGAATCATCATCGCGCGACATCGCCGAGGAATGGGCGCGGATGACCTTCTCGACCGATCCCGCCTTCGTGCGTCCGGCAGTCGGGATGATGATGGCCTCGCACCAGGCCGTGGTCGACTACATGACCCCGCTCGGCCTCCACCATCTGATGGCGACGGGTCACCATTACGGGCCCGGGCCCTGGGTCGGCGATCTCGCGCGGCCCGACTGGAACCCCACTTATTATCATCGTGCCGATGCGAGCGGCATCGGCTTCGATCGCACCGGCAGCGGCAGCAATGCGATCGGCCAATATGCGCCGAACGTGGCACGCAGCTTCGCCGACCCGAAAAGCATCTCAGAAGACTATCTGCTCTGGTTCCATCATCTGCCCTGGGACTGGCGGATGAAATCCGGCCGTCCGCTTTGGGACGAGCTCGTGCTGCGCTACGGCCGCGGTGTCGACGCGGTCGGCCAGATGCGCGCCACCTGGAACAGATTGGAGCCGTTCGTCGATCCGCGCCGCTTCGCCGACGTCACCGCCTTCCTCGGCATCCAGCACAAGGAAGCGCAATGGTGGCGCGATGCCAGCGTCGCCTATTTCCAGAGCATATCGAAGCGGCCGCTGCCTGCGGGTGCCGCGCCGCCGCCGCACGATCTCGACTGGTACAAGGCGCTGCAGTTCAAATATGCGCCGGGACATCATTGA
- the manD gene encoding D-mannonate dehydratase ManD — protein MSKIRSARVIVTCPGRNFVTLKIETEDGVTGVGDATLNGRELAVASYLSDHVIPCLIGRDAHRIEDVWQYLYRGAYWRRGPVTMSAIAAVDMALWDIKGKVAGLPLYQLLGGASREGVMVYGHANGESIEDTIAAARDYKTQGYKAIRLQSGVPGLPSTYGVSKDKLFYEPADADLPTENIWSTERYMRVVPELFAAARDALGWDVHLLHDVHHRLTPIEAGRLGKDLEPYRPFWMEDAVVADNQDSFRLIRQHTTTPLAVGEIFNTVWDAKQLIQEQLIDYIRATVVHAGGITHLRRIASFADMYNVRTGCHGATDLSPVTMAAALHFDLSVPNFGIQEYMRHTEETDAVFPHAYTFANGSLHPGEAPGLGVDIDEERAARHPYNRAYLPVNRLEDGSMFNW, from the coding sequence GTGTCGAAAATACGCTCCGCCCGAGTCATCGTCACCTGTCCGGGTCGCAACTTCGTGACCTTGAAGATCGAGACCGAGGACGGTGTCACCGGTGTTGGTGATGCGACCTTGAACGGGCGCGAACTCGCTGTCGCTTCGTATCTCTCCGATCACGTCATACCCTGCCTGATCGGCCGAGATGCGCACCGCATCGAAGATGTCTGGCAATATCTCTATCGCGGCGCCTACTGGCGGCGCGGTCCGGTGACCATGTCCGCGATTGCAGCGGTCGACATGGCGTTGTGGGACATCAAGGGGAAGGTTGCCGGTCTACCGCTCTACCAATTGCTGGGCGGCGCCAGCCGCGAGGGCGTCATGGTCTATGGACACGCCAACGGCGAGAGCATCGAGGATACGATCGCCGCGGCGCGCGACTACAAGACCCAGGGCTATAAGGCCATTCGGCTGCAATCCGGTGTTCCAGGCCTGCCGTCCACCTACGGCGTGTCCAAGGACAAATTGTTCTACGAACCAGCCGATGCCGATCTTCCGACCGAGAATATCTGGTCGACCGAGCGCTACATGCGGGTGGTGCCGGAGCTGTTCGCCGCCGCGCGGGACGCGCTCGGCTGGGATGTGCACCTGCTCCACGACGTCCATCACCGGCTCACCCCGATCGAAGCGGGCCGCCTCGGCAAGGACCTGGAACCGTACCGTCCCTTCTGGATGGAAGATGCGGTGGTCGCCGACAACCAGGACAGCTTCCGGCTTATCCGGCAGCATACGACCACGCCGCTCGCGGTCGGCGAGATCTTCAACACGGTCTGGGACGCGAAGCAGCTCATCCAGGAGCAATTGATCGACTATATCAGGGCTACGGTCGTCCATGCCGGCGGCATTACCCATCTGCGCCGGATCGCGTCCTTCGCCGACATGTACAACGTCCGCACCGGGTGCCATGGCGCCACCGATCTGTCGCCGGTCACCATGGCCGCGGCGCTTCACTTCGATCTCTCGGTGCCGAATTTCGGCATCCAGGAATATATGCGGCACACCGAGGAGACCGACGCCGTCTTCCCGCACGCTTACACGTTCGCCAACGGCAGCCTGCATCCCGGCGAGGCGCCCGGCCTCGGCGTCGACATCGACGAGGAGCGAGCCGCCCGTCATCCTTATAATCGGGCTTATCTGCCCGTGAATCGGCTCGAAGACGGGTCGATGTTCAATTGGTAA
- a CDS encoding endo-1,4-beta-xylanase, with the protein MKFSRREGVASFLALAATACAPGTLGGAGAGSGQGETLKDLAARSGRRFGSELAFGRPGEDRGSFANPLYAEILERECEVLVPENELKWAWTRPSASTFDFRQFDAMGDYATAKGFALRGHTLFWAPEKWFPQWLVAHDFGAQPIKAAETMLTEHVRTVCRRYGPRIGSYDVVNEAVEPETGALRDTVMTRAMGGGEPMLDLMFHTARSEAPHAQLVYNDYMSWERGTEDETHIAGVLKLLEGFRKRGTPVDALGIQSHIRLLKDAPVAEIVRESEGPWRRFLDAVVAMGYDLVITEFDVNDREAPDDIAIRDRMVADYARAYLDIMLGYEQLGDVLAWGMVDRYSWLTGFDPRADKSIKRGTPYDAQFRAKPLREAIAAAFATASSRHG; encoded by the coding sequence ATGAAATTCAGCCGTCGGGAAGGCGTCGCCTCCTTTTTGGCGCTTGCTGCCACTGCATGCGCGCCCGGCACGCTTGGGGGCGCGGGCGCGGGCTCCGGGCAGGGTGAGACGCTCAAGGACCTGGCGGCGCGCAGCGGCCGCCGCTTCGGATCAGAGCTGGCATTCGGCCGCCCCGGGGAGGACCGCGGCAGTTTCGCCAATCCTCTCTACGCCGAGATTCTCGAGCGGGAATGTGAGGTGCTGGTTCCGGAGAATGAGCTCAAATGGGCCTGGACGAGGCCGTCGGCGAGCACGTTCGATTTTCGCCAGTTCGATGCGATGGGCGACTATGCGACGGCCAAGGGTTTCGCCCTTCGCGGTCACACCCTGTTCTGGGCGCCGGAGAAATGGTTTCCCCAATGGCTGGTTGCCCATGATTTCGGCGCGCAGCCGATCAAGGCGGCCGAGACAATGCTCACCGAGCATGTCCGCACCGTCTGCCGCCGGTACGGGCCCAGGATCGGCTCCTACGATGTGGTCAACGAAGCCGTCGAGCCCGAAACCGGCGCGCTGCGCGACACCGTGATGACCCGGGCGATGGGCGGCGGCGAGCCCATGCTCGACCTGATGTTCCACACCGCCCGTAGCGAAGCGCCGCATGCACAGCTCGTCTACAACGATTACATGAGCTGGGAGCGCGGCACCGAGGACGAAACCCACATCGCCGGGGTCCTCAAGCTGCTCGAAGGCTTCAGGAAGCGCGGCACGCCGGTCGATGCGCTCGGTATCCAGTCGCACATTCGCCTGCTCAAGGATGCACCCGTGGCCGAGATCGTCCGCGAGTCCGAAGGCCCGTGGCGACGCTTCCTCGATGCGGTGGTCGCGATGGGCTACGATCTCGTGATCACCGAATTCGACGTCAACGACCGGGAGGCGCCCGACGACATTGCCATTCGTGATCGCATGGTCGCCGATTATGCGCGCGCCTATCTCGACATCATGCTGGGCTACGAGCAACTCGGCGACGTGCTCGCCTGGGGAATGGTCGACCGCTATAGTTGGCTGACAGGTTTCGACCCGCGCGCGGACAAGTCGATCAAGCGCGGCACGCCCTACGACGCGCAGTTCCGCGCGAAGCCGCTGCGCGAAGCGATCGCGGCCGCCTTCGCAACCGCTTCCAGCCGCCACGGCTGA
- a CDS encoding cellulase N-terminal Ig-like domain-containing protein has protein sequence MKLKVALALLCSAAMVGSGAGAQDLKLNEKGYFARHGLNVMVFSDYYPEGHQTGVTIVQHGSRVAANGDLRLEASPGQWSPIPLVGERIVDPKTQTISQALTYPDPSKNGKGFNPVFYPDLQLGYKVRVTPLEGNSVRISVDLDRPVPAAWVGKVGFNLELFPTDLFGKSYLMDGESGIFPRQPNGPVVRSAGAIVPVPTNVQTNGPVPSLNGQPLAAPLATGRKLVVAPDQDLQRLTIESRSGTLELIDGRLNHNNSWFIVRGTIPAGATVNALEWVVTPNVEPDWTYRPVIQVSQVGYAPDQSKRAVIELDPSDRDVKRARLFRLTDEGRKEVAAANPERWGEFLRYDYRVFDFSNVREPGMYVVGYGDQLSEPFKIGSDVYARHVWQPTLEYFLPIQMCHMRVNEKYRVWHGLDHQDDALMAPTALNHFDGYLQGPSTLAKYKPGDIVPGLNAGGWHDAGDFDLRVESQIGTVWLLAKMVEEFGLDYDTTTIDQQKRLVEIHAPDGRNDAVQQIEHGLLSVLGGYRALGRLYRGIIAPSLRQYAMLGDAANHTDGVFKRPVDGLGRDNNGTSIKADDRWVFTEDNPDRELYVAAGLAAAARVIKASNPKLAAEALAASRAVTKAALPRAKSVANKAFALSELIQSTGDQAYVVQLLAMEKDIVAHVEEAAWRLAPALPLINDAGFKLRLGDAVAAYQTTVKQSARTDSPYGVPYKPDIWGAGWTIQERGVRQYFFAKGWPQATDRDSWLNALNFVLGVHPGENNMSFASGVGAESATVAYGTNRAEWSYIPGGVISGTALIRPDLPELKIWPYFWQQTEYVMGGGETNYMFLALAADRRFGREQAR, from the coding sequence ATGAAGCTGAAGGTGGCGCTTGCCTTGCTGTGCTCGGCGGCGATGGTCGGGAGCGGTGCCGGCGCGCAGGATCTGAAGCTCAATGAAAAGGGCTATTTCGCGCGGCACGGGCTCAACGTGATGGTGTTCTCGGATTATTACCCGGAAGGCCACCAGACCGGAGTCACCATCGTTCAGCATGGTAGCCGGGTCGCCGCGAACGGAGACCTTCGGCTGGAGGCGTCGCCGGGTCAGTGGTCGCCGATACCGCTGGTCGGCGAGCGGATCGTCGATCCGAAAACGCAGACCATTTCGCAGGCCCTTACCTATCCGGATCCGTCGAAGAACGGGAAGGGCTTCAACCCGGTTTTCTACCCTGACCTTCAACTCGGCTACAAGGTTCGGGTGACGCCGCTTGAGGGCAACAGCGTCCGGATCAGCGTCGACCTCGATCGGCCGGTGCCCGCCGCATGGGTGGGCAAGGTCGGCTTCAATCTCGAGCTCTTCCCCACAGATTTGTTCGGCAAGAGCTATCTGATGGATGGTGAGAGCGGCATTTTCCCCCGCCAGCCGAACGGACCCGTGGTGCGCAGCGCCGGCGCAATCGTGCCGGTGCCGACGAACGTGCAGACGAACGGGCCGGTGCCGTCGCTGAACGGGCAGCCGCTCGCCGCGCCGCTCGCCACCGGGCGCAAGCTGGTGGTCGCGCCCGATCAGGATCTGCAGCGCCTCACCATCGAGAGTCGCAGCGGGACGCTCGAACTGATCGACGGTCGCCTCAACCACAACAACAGCTGGTTCATCGTTCGCGGCACCATCCCGGCCGGCGCCACCGTCAATGCGCTCGAGTGGGTGGTAACGCCCAATGTGGAGCCGGACTGGACCTACCGCCCGGTGATCCAGGTCAGCCAGGTCGGCTACGCCCCCGATCAATCGAAGCGGGCGGTGATCGAACTCGATCCCTCCGACCGCGACGTGAAGCGCGCCCGGTTGTTTCGCCTTACCGATGAGGGGCGCAAGGAGGTGGCGGCGGCGAATCCGGAACGATGGGGCGAATTCCTGCGCTACGATTACCGCGTCTTCGATTTTTCGAACGTGCGCGAACCGGGCATGTACGTCGTCGGCTATGGCGATCAGCTGTCGGAGCCGTTCAAGATCGGCAGCGACGTCTATGCTCGCCACGTGTGGCAGCCGACGCTCGAATATTTTCTGCCGATCCAGATGTGCCACATGCGGGTGAACGAGAAATATCGCGTCTGGCATGGTCTCGATCACCAGGACGACGCGCTGATGGCACCGACGGCGCTCAACCATTTCGATGGCTATCTGCAGGGTCCGTCGACTTTGGCCAAGTACAAGCCGGGCGACATCGTTCCAGGCCTCAATGCCGGCGGCTGGCATGATGCGGGGGACTTCGATCTCCGCGTCGAGAGCCAGATCGGAACCGTCTGGCTGCTGGCCAAGATGGTCGAGGAATTCGGCCTCGATTACGACACGACTACGATCGATCAGCAGAAGAGACTTGTCGAGATCCACGCACCCGACGGGCGCAACGACGCCGTCCAGCAGATCGAGCACGGCCTGCTGAGCGTGCTCGGCGGCTATCGAGCCTTGGGTCGGCTGTACCGTGGGATCATTGCGCCGAGCCTACGCCAATATGCGATGCTCGGCGATGCAGCGAACCACACCGACGGCGTGTTCAAGAGACCGGTCGATGGGCTCGGCCGCGACAACAATGGCACTTCGATCAAGGCCGACGATCGCTGGGTATTCACGGAGGACAATCCCGATCGCGAACTCTACGTTGCCGCCGGCCTGGCTGCGGCGGCAAGGGTGATCAAGGCGAGCAATCCCAAGCTCGCCGCCGAGGCGCTCGCCGCCTCGCGGGCGGTGACGAAGGCGGCGCTGCCGCGGGCGAAGAGCGTGGCGAACAAGGCGTTCGCTCTGTCCGAGCTGATCCAGTCGACGGGCGATCAGGCCTATGTCGTTCAATTGCTGGCGATGGAGAAGGACATCGTCGCCCATGTCGAGGAGGCCGCCTGGCGGCTCGCACCCGCGCTTCCGCTGATCAACGATGCCGGCTTCAAGCTTCGGCTCGGCGATGCCGTCGCTGCCTATCAAACGACCGTCAAGCAGAGCGCGCGAACCGATTCCCCCTATGGTGTGCCGTACAAGCCCGACATCTGGGGCGCGGGCTGGACCATTCAGGAGCGGGGGGTGCGTCAGTATTTCTTCGCCAAGGGCTGGCCGCAGGCAACCGATCGCGACAGCTGGCTGAATGCGCTCAACTTCGTGCTCGGCGTGCATCCGGGCGAGAACAACATGTCGTTCGCGTCCGGCGTCGGCGCCGAGTCGGCAACTGTCGCCTACGGCACCAACCGCGCCGAGTGGTCGTACATTCCCGGCGGCGTCATCTCGGGTACCGCGCTTATTCGCCCCGATCTGCCGGAGCTCAAGATCTGGCCCTATTTCTGGCAGCAGACCGAATATGTGATGGGCGGTGGAGAGACGAACTACATGTTCCTGGCACTGGCCGCCGACCGGCGCTTCGGGCGGGAGCAGGCGCGATGA
- a CDS encoding aldose epimerase family protein has translation MKAALLALVALGAAAPAAAAAGVTIKPYGTTREGRDVFQIILRNERGMEVRLINYGAIVTDVIVPDARGRKANVALGFGTLAEYETKNGNYGFGAVMGRYAGRIANARFSVDGKPVTLAANDGPNTLHGGPGGFDTKIWDVRPTGSGGDAGAVLHYVSPAGEQNFPGRLDVTVTYTLTRKNELRLDYQARTDAPTALNLTNHSYFNLAGAGSGTVRDHVLTIPANRILETSPAGIPTGAYVDVAGTPFDFRRGAVIGTMMDRPHPQLEGRRGINHSWVLGNRGRLALAASLRDPASGRRLDVLTTEPSLLAYTADYFPGTDAGAQGAIYRKHDAIALEAQHFPDAPNRPDFPSTILRPGETYRATTVFRFSADRR, from the coding sequence ATGAAGGCAGCCTTGCTTGCCCTTGTCGCTCTCGGCGCGGCAGCACCTGCCGCTGCAGCGGCGGGCGTCACCATCAAGCCTTATGGCACGACGCGCGAGGGGCGGGACGTCTTCCAGATCATCCTTCGTAACGAGCGCGGCATGGAGGTGCGGCTGATCAATTATGGTGCGATCGTCACCGACGTGATCGTGCCCGATGCCCGCGGCCGCAAGGCAAATGTCGCGCTCGGCTTCGGCACTCTCGCCGAATACGAGACGAAGAATGGCAATTACGGCTTCGGTGCGGTCATGGGCCGCTATGCCGGCCGCATCGCCAATGCCCGCTTTTCGGTCGACGGCAAGCCGGTCACGCTCGCTGCCAATGACGGCCCGAATACGCTCCACGGCGGCCCCGGCGGGTTCGACACCAAGATCTGGGACGTGCGCCCGACCGGCAGCGGCGGCGATGCCGGCGCCGTTCTCCATTATGTGAGCCCGGCCGGCGAGCAGAATTTCCCCGGACGGCTGGACGTCACGGTCACCTACACGCTGACCAGGAAAAATGAGTTGCGGCTGGATTATCAGGCGAGGACGGACGCGCCGACCGCGCTCAACCTCACCAATCACAGCTATTTCAATCTTGCCGGTGCGGGCTCGGGGACGGTGCGCGATCATGTGCTCACCATTCCCGCCAACCGGATCCTCGAGACCAGTCCGGCGGGAATTCCGACAGGCGCCTATGTCGATGTTGCCGGCACCCCGTTCGATTTCCGCCGCGGTGCCGTGATCGGCACGATGATGGATCGGCCGCACCCGCAGCTCGAAGGGCGTCGCGGGATCAATCACAGCTGGGTGCTCGGCAATCGGGGACGACTTGCGCTCGCCGCAAGCCTCCGCGACCCGGCCTCGGGGCGTCGCCTCGACGTTCTCACCACCGAGCCGTCGCTGCTCGCCTACACGGCCGATTATTTCCCCGGCACGGACGCAGGCGCGCAAGGCGCGATCTACCGCAAGCATGACGCGATCGCGCTCGAGGCCCAGCATTTCCCGGACGCACCCAACCGTCCTGACTTCCCGTCGACGATCTTGCGGCCTGGCGAAACGTACCGGGCCACAACTGTCTTCCGCTTCTCCGCCGACAGACGTTAG